From the genome of Fervidobacterium thailandense, one region includes:
- a CDS encoding sugar ABC transporter ATP-binding protein: MGDFILEMRGITKDFPGVRALDNVELKVKRGEIHCLVGENGSGKSTLMKILSGFYPYGEFQGQIIFEGKERRFKNIHDSEAAGIVTIYQELALVPEMTVYENIFLGHEIRNGRFIDWNRTIAEAKRVLQELKPDLDVSLKVKDLGVGHQQIVEIAKALSKNVKLLVLDEPTSSLNEDDSEHLLRIIKELKNRGITSILISHKLKEVLEVADTITVLRDGKLVARLERKEDFKESVIIKHMVGREIEDIYPKRKKREFGEKIFEIRHWRAYDKKLERYVVKEANMYVRKGEIVGIAGLMGSGRTELALSLFGNVRDYVVDGEMYFEGNKVRFQNPTEAIKAGLAYLSEDRKGNGLILNFDVKTNITITGLKKLKKGLFIDENKEIKIAEGFKEALRIKTSSLEQKVLNLSGGNQQKVAIAKWLFVKPKLLILDEPTRGIDVGAKYEIYSLMNQLVEEEGMSIIMISSELPEVLGMSDRIYVMAGGKIVGELDRSEATQEKIMAMAIEY; the protein is encoded by the coding sequence ATGGGCGACTTTATTTTGGAAATGAGAGGAATAACAAAAGATTTTCCTGGTGTTAGGGCACTCGACAACGTTGAACTTAAGGTTAAGAGAGGGGAGATTCACTGTCTCGTTGGTGAAAATGGATCCGGAAAGTCTACGTTAATGAAAATACTCAGTGGCTTTTACCCATACGGTGAATTTCAGGGTCAAATAATTTTTGAAGGCAAAGAACGGCGATTCAAAAACATTCACGACAGCGAAGCTGCCGGAATTGTAACCATATATCAGGAGTTAGCTTTAGTTCCTGAAATGACAGTATACGAGAACATATTCCTTGGTCACGAAATACGGAACGGTCGATTTATTGACTGGAATAGAACGATAGCGGAAGCTAAGCGAGTTCTCCAAGAGCTAAAACCTGACCTTGACGTTTCCTTGAAAGTCAAAGATCTTGGAGTAGGTCATCAACAAATCGTTGAGATAGCAAAAGCATTGAGCAAAAATGTCAAGCTTTTAGTCCTGGACGAACCTACATCTTCACTTAACGAGGACGATAGCGAACATCTTTTAAGGATAATTAAAGAGTTAAAAAACAGAGGTATTACCTCCATTTTAATATCTCATAAGTTGAAAGAAGTTTTAGAGGTAGCTGACACGATAACGGTATTGCGAGATGGTAAGTTAGTCGCTCGTCTCGAACGCAAGGAGGATTTCAAGGAAAGTGTGATCATAAAGCACATGGTTGGAAGAGAAATTGAAGACATTTACCCAAAGAGAAAGAAAAGGGAATTCGGAGAGAAAATATTTGAAATCAGGCATTGGAGGGCTTACGACAAGAAACTGGAACGTTACGTAGTTAAAGAAGCTAATATGTACGTGAGAAAAGGAGAGATAGTCGGAATTGCTGGGTTGATGGGTTCTGGTAGAACAGAGCTCGCCCTGAGCCTTTTTGGAAACGTAAGGGACTACGTAGTTGATGGGGAAATGTACTTCGAAGGTAACAAAGTAAGATTCCAGAACCCGACAGAAGCAATAAAAGCCGGACTGGCTTATCTCTCCGAAGATAGAAAGGGAAATGGGCTAATTTTGAACTTTGACGTAAAAACGAATATAACAATAACGGGCTTGAAAAAATTGAAAAAGGGCTTATTTATTGATGAGAACAAAGAGATAAAAATTGCCGAAGGTTTCAAGGAAGCGTTAAGGATAAAGACATCCTCATTAGAGCAAAAGGTACTAAATTTAAGCGGTGGAAATCAACAAAAGGTAGCTATCGCCAAGTGGCTGTTTGTAAAGCCTAAACTTTTAATCTTAGACGAGCCAACCCGCGGAATAGATGTTGGTGCAAAATACGAAATTTACTCTTTGATGAATCAGTTGGTTGAAGAAGAGGGAATGAGTATAATTATGATATCTTCAGAACTGCCGGAAGTTCTTGGAATGAGCGACAGAATTTACGTGATGGCTGGCGGAAAAATCGTTGGTGAACTTGATCGTTCGGAGGCTACACAGGAAAAGATAATGGCTATGGCCATAGAATACTAA
- a CDS encoding ROK family transcriptional regulator, which produces MKKILHSEMKENNYTLILRSIFHNKRIERVNLAKETGLSPSTVTRCVSKLVEKGYILETGFSEGLSSGRKPISLEINPDAIRVLLVDVGARITNFALGKANGLIEKLESIATPITFEELLREVYYLLDCFRNIDIIAFSIPGMVDVNSNKIIFVPSRGWRNLEVSIRGVEVFLDNEANLAIIAEAFSHEEIRKSQCSVFVTVREGFGTGLWINGRIYRGPSYTAGEFGHTTIDVKSTKTCHCGNNGCIEEYTSVTSFFNTYGEHLRREINSLLQMRDKKIDEYLEILARAVANIVNALNPEYVIVGGELAGLKDEFYEELERRVKKYSLFPAAHILKVKPATFKTDTYLYGALYAVIQEVFIPRVIESIS; this is translated from the coding sequence GTGAAAAAAATATTGCATTCGGAAATGAAGGAAAATAACTATACACTTATTCTTAGAAGCATCTTTCACAACAAACGCATCGAGCGTGTAAATCTGGCAAAAGAAACTGGTTTGTCACCAAGTACGGTAACTCGGTGCGTTTCTAAATTGGTGGAAAAAGGATACATATTAGAAACCGGTTTTTCCGAAGGTTTATCTTCCGGGCGAAAACCAATTAGCTTGGAGATAAACCCTGATGCAATTAGAGTTTTGTTGGTTGATGTTGGTGCACGTATAACAAATTTTGCACTCGGTAAAGCTAATGGGTTAATTGAGAAACTCGAAAGTATTGCTACACCGATCACCTTCGAAGAACTTTTAAGAGAAGTGTATTACCTACTGGACTGTTTTCGAAATATAGACATTATTGCATTTTCCATACCGGGGATGGTTGATGTAAACTCGAATAAAATTATCTTTGTTCCAAGCCGTGGATGGAGAAACCTCGAGGTTTCCATTAGAGGTGTTGAGGTTTTTCTAGACAACGAAGCGAATCTGGCTATCATCGCCGAAGCGTTTAGTCACGAAGAAATAAGAAAGTCACAATGTTCAGTTTTTGTGACAGTAAGGGAGGGATTTGGGACAGGACTGTGGATCAACGGTAGGATATACAGGGGACCAAGTTACACGGCTGGTGAGTTTGGTCATACGACAATAGATGTCAAGAGTACAAAAACATGTCATTGTGGAAACAATGGATGCATCGAAGAATACACATCCGTGACAAGTTTTTTCAACACTTACGGTGAACACCTGAGAAGAGAAATTAATTCACTACTTCAAATGAGAGACAAAAAAATAGATGAGTACCTCGAAATCTTGGCCAGAGCAGTTGCGAATATAGTCAACGCCTTAAACCCTGAGTACGTGATCGTTGGTGGGGAATTGGCAGGTTTGAAGGATGAGTTCTACGAAGAGTTAGAAAGGCGTGTAAAAAAATACTCACTTTTCCCAGCTGCTCATATCTTAAAAGTTAAGCCTGCTACTTTCAAGACTGATACTTACTTGTACGGCGCGCTATATGCAGTTATTCAAGAAGTTTTTATTCCGAGAGTCATTGAGAGCATCAGCTAA
- a CDS encoding HD domain-containing protein, giving the protein MGRGAFLFALTNLFTIQRWNNRPALVRFTEADNAFNTFFLNAIYRLDIGSPLEPALRWRFSRELPKVVLSDISLQLKERIERFSPSVWKEVADRAINDLKSIADWEFVELFFDKDVSQEPYDRLADLYISYLEAYENGKLFDYNQPLMELREKVLNLSSDFENQYYEVARYVWIPLLNLTSMVRWNRTHRNVRTSVSGHSFVVLTIAYAIAKLTEFDRIEEVILRAMLHDFPEAFTGDVITPTKKKVPGLDKLVSEVEREMVSEWINGHPKVSVLNKYLDYCVEPFDGDAGLIVRTADYFASLLECGLELYSGNKLEVFRTSFFSFKKLIKETSPIDVSDWIDEIEALILR; this is encoded by the coding sequence TTGGGTAGAGGTGCCTTCCTGTTTGCCCTAACAAACCTTTTTACAATCCAACGCTGGAACAACAGGCCCGCACTCGTGCGGTTTACCGAAGCGGATAATGCATTCAACACCTTTTTCTTGAACGCGATCTACAGGTTGGACATCGGAAGCCCTCTTGAGCCAGCCCTCAGATGGCGTTTTTCCCGCGAGCTTCCAAAGGTTGTGTTGTCGGACATCTCACTTCAGCTTAAGGAGCGTATCGAACGGTTTTCTCCGAGCGTATGGAAGGAGGTCGCGGACAGGGCTATCAACGATCTTAAGAGCATTGCGGATTGGGAGTTTGTGGAGTTATTTTTTGATAAGGACGTTTCGCAAGAACCATACGACCGCCTCGCTGATCTGTACATCAGTTATCTGGAGGCTTACGAGAACGGTAAACTCTTTGATTACAACCAGCCGTTGATGGAACTGAGAGAAAAGGTTCTAAATCTGTCGAGCGATTTTGAAAACCAGTATTACGAGGTCGCCCGCTACGTTTGGATACCACTCTTGAACTTAACTTCGATGGTTCGATGGAACAGGACGCATAGAAACGTTAGAACGTCAGTTTCGGGACATTCCTTTGTCGTACTGACGATTGCTTACGCTATCGCTAAGCTTACAGAATTTGATAGAATTGAGGAAGTCATCTTAAGGGCAATGTTACACGATTTTCCAGAAGCGTTCACCGGGGACGTCATCACGCCAACGAAAAAGAAAGTCCCCGGCTTGGATAAGTTGGTTTCTGAAGTCGAAAGAGAGATGGTTTCGGAGTGGATCAACGGTCATCCGAAGGTTTCAGTACTAAACAAATACCTGGACTACTGCGTCGAACCTTTCGATGGGGATGCGGGCTTGATAGTACGAACGGCGGACTACTTTGCCTCGCTCCTTGAATGCGGATTGGAGCTTTACTCCGGAAATAAGCTTGAAGTGTTTAGAACAAGCTTTTTTAGTTTCAAGAAACTTATTAAAGAGACGTCACCAATCGATGTTTCCGATTGGATTGATGAAATTGAGGCGCTGATACTTCGTTGA
- a CDS encoding carbohydrate kinase family protein, with amino-acid sequence MEVCCIGKLNVDYVFPVEELKIGENHNSETLLVNLGGKATNVAVALSKLGVETCLIVPIGDDDVSTMVSRVMSHFHIDFRPVVKQGARTGMTFVVVEPNGTNTMFNHLGANSLLSVEDLKEFENIIKASKIVYFQTGLNIKILEYLLSLDVPVFVEASHRVELSILKYAFAVSLNESELLGLTSSGTLEDALRVLVSCGVKKIFLKVGERGSYYVENGVLVFKEAFKVDVVDTTGAGDAFSAGCIFGMLKGLPEGSILELANACGAITCTRFGTTLAFPTFDEVARFLENQRHQK; translated from the coding sequence TTGGAGGTATGTTGCATAGGCAAATTGAACGTGGACTACGTTTTCCCCGTAGAGGAATTGAAAATTGGCGAAAATCACAATTCTGAGACATTGCTCGTGAACTTGGGCGGTAAAGCAACGAACGTTGCAGTGGCTTTGTCAAAACTCGGTGTTGAAACCTGTCTGATCGTTCCTATCGGTGATGACGATGTTTCGACAATGGTCTCAAGAGTGATGTCCCATTTCCATATAGATTTTCGGCCGGTTGTCAAGCAAGGTGCGCGTACTGGTATGACCTTTGTTGTCGTCGAACCCAACGGCACTAACACGATGTTCAACCACCTTGGGGCTAATTCTTTGCTAAGCGTTGAGGATCTGAAGGAATTTGAGAACATAATCAAGGCAAGTAAAATTGTGTACTTTCAAACAGGACTAAACATCAAGATACTTGAATACTTGCTGAGTCTGGACGTTCCCGTTTTCGTGGAGGCGTCGCATCGAGTTGAGCTGAGTATATTGAAGTACGCGTTTGCCGTCTCGCTGAACGAATCGGAATTACTCGGGTTAACATCCTCGGGAACTCTGGAAGATGCCTTGCGGGTGTTGGTTAGTTGCGGAGTGAAGAAAATCTTCCTAAAAGTTGGTGAACGTGGTTCCTACTATGTGGAGAATGGTGTGCTCGTCTTCAAAGAGGCTTTCAAGGTGGATGTTGTTGATACCACAGGGGCTGGTGATGCGTTCAGCGCAGGTTGTATCTTCGGTATGCTGAAGGGATTACCGGAAGGTTCGATTCTCGAATTGGCCAACGCGTGCGGTGCCATCACGTGCACCAGGTTTGGTACCACGCTTGCTTTTCCCACGTTCGATGAGGTTGCTCGGTTTCTCGAGAACCAAAGGCATCAAAAATAA
- a CDS encoding M42 family metallopeptidase, which translates to MSKELDTKELLLKLSSIPGPSGFEDEVLEEIEKIMRDLSDECFRTPMGSLVCVKKGDGPRIGFFAHADQIAFLVVKVYEDGFLRLSGIGGWDPKVIASQKVWVHTKHGKFRGVVGFMPPHLQTTEESKKVPDYDHLFVDVSMNPGWDKIKVGDLVTIDVQGFEKNGTVFAPALDNRASCVAIIKAAELLKKIGSKAQVYYIFSTQEEIGGPGARSAAYIAELEYAIVIDVTHGDEDIPGFPKIKMGDGPALAVGPVTNRAFVEHIRDVAGRFNIKLQIEPIPGRSGTDTDDVQLTRVGIKTALVSIPLKYMHNPYEKVIVKDVEDTAKLLAFSTLGLE; encoded by the coding sequence TTGAGTAAAGAGTTGGATACTAAGGAACTTCTTTTGAAGCTTTCGTCCATACCAGGACCCTCAGGTTTCGAGGACGAAGTGCTTGAAGAGATAGAGAAGATAATGAGAGATCTCTCCGATGAGTGCTTCAGAACACCGATGGGTAGTCTCGTCTGTGTCAAAAAAGGTGATGGACCGAGGATCGGGTTCTTTGCGCACGCGGATCAGATTGCCTTCCTCGTGGTGAAGGTGTACGAAGATGGTTTTCTTAGATTGTCCGGAATCGGTGGTTGGGATCCGAAAGTGATTGCGAGTCAGAAAGTCTGGGTGCATACGAAACACGGAAAGTTCAGGGGCGTTGTGGGGTTTATGCCACCGCATCTGCAGACGACTGAAGAATCGAAGAAAGTTCCTGATTACGACCACTTGTTCGTCGATGTCAGCATGAACCCTGGATGGGACAAAATCAAAGTGGGCGACTTGGTGACGATCGACGTCCAAGGATTTGAAAAAAACGGAACGGTGTTTGCTCCCGCTTTGGACAATAGGGCAAGCTGTGTGGCCATCATCAAGGCAGCCGAGTTACTTAAAAAGATCGGTAGCAAAGCACAGGTATACTACATTTTCTCAACCCAGGAAGAAATCGGCGGCCCCGGTGCCAGAAGTGCTGCGTACATTGCAGAACTTGAGTACGCGATAGTGATCGATGTGACTCACGGAGACGAGGATATTCCCGGGTTCCCCAAGATAAAGATGGGAGATGGTCCGGCGCTTGCCGTCGGTCCCGTAACCAACAGGGCATTTGTGGAACACATCAGAGACGTTGCTGGAAGGTTTAACATAAAGCTCCAGATCGAGCCTATTCCGGGACGTTCCGGAACGGATACGGACGATGTTCAGCTGACACGAGTAGGTATCAAGACAGCCTTAGTTTCGATACCACTGAAGTACATGCACAACCCTTACGAGAAAGTGATTGTCAAAGATGTTGAGGATACAGCAAAGTTACTCGCGTTCAGCACTTTAGGACTTGAGTGA
- a CDS encoding sugar ABC transporter substrate-binding protein — translation MRHVVLRGIFLMLVLSAVLSFAVDIGVVLPTNVEPRWVQDETRFREALKGTKYSVEILFSQGSPAKERENVEALIAKGIKVLIICPHDAVAAAASAELAKKAGVYVISYDRLIMNTDAVDYYVTFDSVEVGRHMGRFLVSKVKPGTKNNPLYLYAGALSDNNSFLFFQGAWEILQPKIADGTFRIINSSEAEKLKTKKNLTRDEMARIISQVTTNWDFNVAKKKAEDDLTKAKPTDKGTVYILAPNDGTARAIADAFRADKAVKEYFITGQDAEKASVQYIIDGKQSMTVFKDVRKLVKDALAAAQLLLEGKKPNTTATYDNGKKLVPAIQSEIITVTKENVKSVLIDSGYYSEKDFIWR, via the coding sequence ATGAGACACGTGGTACTTCGCGGTATTTTTCTCATGCTCGTTTTGTCAGCAGTTTTAAGCTTCGCGGTTGACATTGGTGTTGTTTTACCAACCAACGTTGAGCCCCGATGGGTGCAGGATGAAACAAGATTCAGGGAAGCACTGAAAGGGACCAAGTATTCAGTTGAGATTCTTTTTAGCCAGGGTTCACCAGCTAAAGAACGTGAAAATGTCGAAGCACTTATTGCTAAGGGAATCAAAGTACTTATAATTTGTCCACATGATGCCGTTGCAGCTGCTGCTTCAGCGGAACTTGCTAAGAAAGCGGGTGTCTACGTCATCTCTTACGACAGGTTAATTATGAACACGGATGCAGTTGACTACTATGTTACCTTTGACAGCGTCGAAGTTGGAAGACACATGGGTAGATTTCTCGTCTCAAAAGTGAAACCTGGAACGAAGAACAATCCACTGTACCTTTATGCTGGTGCACTCTCTGATAACAATTCCTTCCTGTTTTTCCAAGGTGCTTGGGAAATCTTACAACCAAAAATAGCTGATGGAACATTCAGGATTATTAATTCAAGCGAAGCTGAAAAATTGAAAACCAAGAAGAATTTAACAAGAGATGAAATGGCCAGGATAATTTCTCAGGTAACAACGAACTGGGACTTCAACGTGGCAAAGAAAAAAGCTGAGGATGATCTAACAAAAGCTAAACCTACTGACAAAGGAACGGTGTACATACTTGCTCCGAACGACGGTACCGCCAGAGCAATAGCCGATGCATTCAGGGCTGACAAAGCGGTAAAAGAGTACTTTATCACCGGCCAAGATGCTGAGAAAGCATCCGTTCAATACATCATTGATGGCAAACAATCGATGACTGTTTTCAAAGATGTTCGTAAGTTAGTCAAAGATGCGCTCGCTGCTGCACAGTTACTCCTCGAAGGCAAAAAGCCAAATACCACCGCTACGTACGATAACGGAAAGAAGCTTGTACCTGCCATCCAGTCCGAAATCATTACCGTAACGAAGGAAAATGTAAAATCAGTTCTTATTGACTCAGGTTACTATTCCGAAAAGGATTTCATTTGGAGATGA
- the minC gene encoding septum site-determining protein MinC, translating into MVDFKMTKDGLVLYVKDYTDVYDVLQKIEDKIKSMGNFFAKGDKIMLLVEEHEKHISDIPKIVARVQELGLTISHVLMGSEGTKDVVIKKKVDMVNQGDTRSGTKVVKKNLRSGQSIIHSGDVMLIGNLHAGAEIVAGGSVLIFGRCQGIVRAGINEGREAIIAVLSLETPFVQISDLKRTFTEKVNRPCVLYVKSGRIEIGEYDTEIGGVSVE; encoded by the coding sequence ATGGTGGATTTCAAGATGACCAAGGATGGGCTTGTGTTGTATGTAAAAGACTATACAGACGTATACGACGTATTACAAAAAATCGAGGACAAGATAAAGAGCATGGGAAACTTTTTTGCCAAAGGTGATAAGATCATGCTCCTTGTTGAGGAACACGAGAAGCACATCTCCGACATTCCAAAGATTGTGGCCAGGGTCCAGGAACTTGGTTTGACCATTTCCCACGTCCTCATGGGTTCCGAGGGTACCAAGGATGTGGTGATAAAGAAGAAGGTTGACATGGTAAACCAGGGAGACACACGCTCTGGTACAAAGGTTGTTAAGAAAAACCTGAGGAGTGGACAAAGTATAATCCATTCGGGGGATGTTATGCTGATTGGCAATCTACACGCGGGTGCTGAAATTGTGGCAGGTGGAAGTGTGTTGATTTTTGGAAGATGCCAGGGAATCGTCAGGGCAGGTATCAACGAGGGACGTGAGGCCATTATCGCGGTGCTTTCGCTTGAAACACCGTTCGTGCAGATCTCGGATCTGAAGCGAACGTTCACGGAGAAAGTAAATCGTCCTTGTGTTTTATACGTCAAATCTGGTAGAATTGAGATTGGTGAGTACGATACGGAGATTGGAGGGGTAAGCGTTGAGTAA
- a CDS encoding sugar ABC transporter permease → MSFFEELKILVKKNIREYGMYIALAVIMLVFTILTKGLFFSSRNLSNLFNQMGYIAVLAVGMTLVIVIRHIDLSVGFMAGFLGAVAARLLKEGFPLLPTILVVLLLGTIFGLVNGFLVAQVGLPAFVATLAGMMIFRGALLLFTQSTGTIIVMNEKFNAIGNGYIPDLISHGGVHILTILLGLAAIIAYVISEIRTRKSKQSYGFEVLSTRMFVLKIIFVSAIIFYVFWTLANYNGLSWTLVITLLVTFVYHILTTKTILGRHIYAVGGNPEAARLSGIDVKKITLFVFGSMGFLTAVSSILYTSRLQSATPDAGTLFELDAIAAAYVGGVSAAGGVGKVVNSLVGALVMASLINGMNLLGVGISLQYVIRGLVLVAAVVFDIRTRSKAV, encoded by the coding sequence ATGAGCTTTTTTGAAGAACTGAAGATTTTGGTCAAAAAGAATATCAGAGAATATGGTATGTATATTGCGCTCGCAGTAATAATGCTTGTATTCACGATTCTCACCAAGGGACTCTTCTTTTCGTCGCGAAATCTAAGTAACTTATTTAACCAAATGGGCTACATAGCTGTTTTGGCAGTTGGAATGACGTTAGTAATTGTAATTCGTCATATTGATCTTTCAGTTGGTTTTATGGCTGGATTCCTCGGTGCTGTCGCGGCTCGACTTTTAAAAGAGGGATTCCCGCTCCTTCCAACTATCCTTGTGGTATTGCTTCTTGGAACAATTTTTGGCTTGGTAAACGGTTTTTTGGTTGCGCAAGTTGGCCTTCCTGCCTTTGTTGCAACCCTTGCTGGAATGATGATATTCAGAGGAGCACTCTTACTTTTTACACAGTCAACTGGTACCATAATTGTTATGAACGAGAAATTCAACGCAATTGGAAATGGATACATTCCGGATCTAATTTCCCATGGAGGGGTCCACATTTTAACGATCCTGCTTGGACTTGCCGCGATCATAGCTTACGTTATATCAGAAATTAGAACAAGAAAAAGTAAACAAAGTTACGGATTCGAAGTTCTCTCTACGAGAATGTTCGTTCTCAAAATTATCTTTGTAAGTGCCATAATCTTTTACGTATTTTGGACCTTGGCAAATTATAACGGTCTTTCCTGGACGTTGGTCATCACACTCTTAGTTACTTTTGTTTACCACATCTTAACAACAAAAACCATTTTGGGAAGACACATCTACGCAGTCGGTGGAAATCCAGAGGCTGCACGTTTAAGTGGTATAGACGTGAAGAAAATAACACTATTTGTGTTCGGTTCTATGGGATTTTTGACAGCGGTGTCAAGTATTCTGTATACATCGAGACTTCAGTCAGCCACGCCTGATGCTGGAACTTTGTTTGAACTTGACGCTATCGCTGCCGCATACGTTGGTGGCGTGTCTGCCGCTGGTGGTGTTGGAAAGGTAGTAAATTCGCTTGTTGGAGCATTGGTTATGGCATCACTCATAAACGGGATGAACCTTTTGGGTGTCGGTATATCATTACAGTACGTGATCAGAGGTCTTGTTTTGGTCGCAGCTGTAGTCTTTGACATAAGAACACGTAGTAAAGCAGTCTAA
- a CDS encoding M42 family metallopeptidase, which translates to MLEFLKKLTELKGVSGFEDDVREFIREKIKDKVDEVFVDRIGNLIALKKGSGRGKRILLDAHMDEVGFMVTNINEDGTLSFSPVGGVDPRVVLGKKVIVGKDVEGVIGYKAIHIQRDGYLNTPKYHELRIDIGAKSKAEAEKVVKIGDQVTFATSYEEVGDFVVAKALDDRCGCSVLMDLIHSEINTKHDVYFAFTVQEETGLRGPAILAEQLKADLAIAVETTTSGDDPELEKPLWSTHLGDGPAITFMHSGYVVSKFIFDKLVEVAKKYGIPFQYKMRTVGGTNARRYALTGIPAGVVSVPARYIHSPVSVIKKSDYENTVKLLKAFLEEEH; encoded by the coding sequence ATGCTCGAATTTCTAAAAAAACTGACCGAGTTGAAAGGAGTATCTGGGTTTGAGGATGATGTTAGAGAATTTATCAGGGAAAAAATAAAGGACAAAGTTGACGAAGTCTTCGTAGATCGAATAGGGAACCTTATCGCGCTTAAGAAAGGGAGCGGTAGGGGTAAACGGATTTTACTCGATGCACACATGGACGAAGTGGGTTTCATGGTAACGAACATCAACGAGGATGGCACTTTATCTTTCTCACCGGTTGGCGGTGTCGATCCACGGGTGGTTCTTGGGAAAAAGGTAATCGTCGGAAAAGATGTTGAGGGTGTGATTGGTTACAAAGCCATACACATCCAGAGGGATGGCTATTTGAACACACCGAAGTACCACGAACTCAGAATCGATATAGGTGCGAAGTCGAAAGCCGAAGCGGAGAAGGTCGTTAAAATCGGCGATCAAGTGACGTTTGCTACGAGTTACGAAGAGGTTGGTGATTTCGTTGTTGCTAAGGCGCTCGACGACAGATGCGGTTGTAGTGTCTTGATGGATTTAATTCACAGTGAGATAAACACCAAGCATGATGTGTATTTTGCGTTCACGGTCCAGGAAGAAACAGGCCTGAGGGGCCCGGCGATCCTTGCCGAACAATTGAAAGCGGATCTGGCTATCGCGGTGGAAACTACCACAAGTGGTGACGACCCCGAGCTGGAAAAACCGTTATGGTCAACGCACTTGGGTGATGGACCCGCGATTACATTCATGCACAGCGGTTATGTTGTCTCTAAATTCATCTTTGATAAACTCGTGGAGGTTGCAAAGAAATATGGTATTCCATTCCAGTACAAAATGCGAACTGTTGGCGGTACCAATGCAAGGAGATACGCACTAACCGGGATACCCGCAGGTGTCGTTTCGGTTCCAGCACGATACATACACAGCCCGGTTTCGGTGATAAAAAAGTCCGATTACGAAAACACCGTCAAATTATTAAAGGCGTTTCTGGAAGAAGAACACTGA
- a CDS encoding FMN-binding protein: MRRTYDERLTVRHLFAFLIVLAVILTVSATTRVYKDGTFSGFSQGDRYGYVKVEVTVKNDKIENVKIWEYDGLGIEKLPETYGKRFPTLFEMHKEMVKRIVSKNTWDVDVYTGATISSNKVREAVKFALERAKAQESKHKYFDGTFMGTSNVTARGYGIAWVTIKDDKIINVVLEETRPKTQDGKTVLDEAGRPVFELKPADYQWQAYHEAKREMPKRFIEKQSTKVDVYTGATSSSRNWIQAVEKALEAASTK, from the coding sequence ATGAGAAGGACTTACGATGAAAGGTTGACGGTAAGACACCTTTTTGCCTTCCTCATCGTGCTCGCTGTAATCTTAACGGTTTCGGCAACAACGCGCGTTTATAAGGACGGCACGTTCTCTGGATTCTCCCAAGGTGACAGGTACGGGTACGTGAAAGTCGAAGTCACGGTGAAGAACGACAAGATTGAAAATGTAAAGATCTGGGAATACGACGGCCTCGGGATCGAAAAACTGCCAGAAACATATGGTAAACGATTTCCTACCTTGTTTGAGATGCACAAGGAGATGGTCAAAAGAATTGTCTCGAAGAACACCTGGGACGTTGACGTTTACACCGGTGCAACGATTTCCTCGAATAAAGTTCGAGAAGCCGTAAAATTCGCGCTTGAGAGAGCGAAGGCTCAAGAGTCCAAACACAAATATTTCGATGGTACCTTCATGGGAACGTCAAATGTCACCGCACGTGGATATGGAATTGCATGGGTGACAATAAAAGACGACAAAATAATCAACGTTGTGCTCGAGGAGACAAGACCCAAAACACAAGATGGCAAGACGGTGCTTGATGAAGCCGGGAGACCAGTGTTTGAACTCAAGCCGGCAGACTACCAATGGCAAGCTTACCACGAAGCGAAACGGGAGATGCCAAAGAGGTTTATAGAAAAACAATCCACAAAAGTCGACGTGTACACCGGTGCAACGAGTAGTTCGAGAAACTGGATCCAAGCTGTCGAGAAAGCACTTGAAGCAGCAAGTACGAAGTAA